One Amycolatopsis sp. NBC_00355 genomic window carries:
- a CDS encoding DUF485 domain-containing protein, which yields MYDVARPATGNALEETGQMPALFAGDHPSDGRHGHQGQHRKPRPRSGPDYAGIQAGREFTALRRRFRGFVFPMSLAFFAWYMTYVLLAAYAHDFMSTKVFGQVNVGILLGIGQFASTALVTWLYLRYARTQLDPRVAELRAREGLTEGTPR from the coding sequence ATGTACGACGTCGCGCGCCCCGCGACGGGCAACGCCCTGGAGGAGACCGGCCAGATGCCGGCCCTGTTCGCCGGGGATCACCCGTCCGATGGCCGGCACGGCCACCAAGGCCAGCACCGCAAGCCCCGCCCCCGCTCGGGTCCCGACTACGCCGGGATCCAGGCCGGCCGCGAGTTCACCGCTCTGCGCCGCCGGTTCCGCGGGTTCGTCTTCCCGATGAGCCTGGCCTTCTTCGCCTGGTACATGACCTACGTGCTCCTCGCCGCCTACGCGCACGACTTCATGAGCACCAAGGTGTTCGGCCAGGTCAACGTCGGCATCCTGCTCGGCATCGGCCAGTTCGCCAGCACGGCGCTGGTCACGTGGCTCTACCTGCGCTACGCGCGCACCCAGCTCGACCCGCGGGTGGCCGAGCTGAGGGCCCGCGAGGGCCTGACCGAAGGGACCCCCCGATGA
- a CDS encoding TetR/AcrR family transcriptional regulator → MPRDDAERPMRADARRNYERIVATAKDLFAEHGADVPLDDIAKTAGVGAGTLYRHFPTREKLIETVYRDEIGLLADRALVLHDELPPWEALEAWLGEQVTWVVERHKLAAILKESIDSGSETFQYCQKRLRGATGVLVDAAQAAGLVRADVTGADVLRLGHGAGMAVRNCSPAEGKLVLSVILDGLRA, encoded by the coding sequence ATGCCGAGGGACGACGCGGAGCGCCCGATGCGCGCGGACGCGCGGCGTAACTACGAGCGCATCGTGGCGACGGCCAAGGACCTGTTCGCCGAGCACGGCGCCGACGTCCCGCTGGACGACATCGCGAAGACGGCCGGTGTCGGCGCGGGCACGTTGTACCGGCACTTCCCGACGAGGGAGAAGCTGATCGAGACCGTCTACCGCGACGAGATCGGCCTGCTGGCCGACCGGGCGCTCGTCCTGCACGACGAGCTGCCGCCGTGGGAGGCCCTCGAAGCCTGGCTGGGGGAGCAGGTCACCTGGGTCGTCGAGCGGCACAAGCTGGCCGCGATCCTCAAGGAGTCGATCGACTCCGGGTCCGAGACGTTCCAGTACTGCCAGAAACGGCTGCGCGGGGCGACCGGGGTGCTCGTCGACGCGGCGCAGGCCGCCGGTCTCGTGCGCGCGGACGTCACCGGCGCCGACGTCCTGCGGCTGGGCCACGGCGCCGGTATGGCCGTGCGCAACTGCAGCCCGGCCGAGGGAAAGCTGGTGCTGAGCGTGATCCTGGACGGCCTGCGCGCGTGA
- a CDS encoding GNAT family N-acetyltransferase translates to MDEDVSRVVLRPVAESDLDLLEQLTNDPVAAGAHQWFGWHDPGFLRRRWRETGMLTADSGMLVPTLGGRLLGLVSWHRSRTGPTSYCWNIGLVLAPEARGHGHGTDAQRLLVEYLFAHTQLNRVEATTEVDNRAEQRALEKAGFTREGVLRGYGFRDGRWRDNIVYSVVRSDLVLG, encoded by the coding sequence ATGGACGAGGACGTCAGCAGAGTCGTGCTCCGGCCGGTCGCGGAGTCCGATCTCGACCTGCTGGAGCAGCTGACCAACGACCCCGTCGCGGCGGGCGCGCACCAGTGGTTCGGCTGGCACGACCCGGGTTTCCTGCGCCGCCGCTGGCGCGAGACCGGGATGCTGACCGCCGACAGCGGGATGCTCGTGCCGACGCTCGGCGGGCGGCTGCTGGGCCTCGTCTCGTGGCACCGCAGCCGCACCGGGCCGACGTCGTACTGCTGGAACATCGGGCTGGTGCTGGCCCCCGAGGCGCGCGGCCACGGCCACGGCACGGACGCCCAGCGCCTGCTCGTCGAATACCTCTTCGCGCACACGCAGCTCAACCGCGTCGAAGCGACGACCGAGGTCGACAACCGCGCCGAACAGCGGGCGCTCGAGAAGGCCGGCTTCACGCGCGAAGGAGTCCTTCGCGGCTACGGCTTCCGAGACGGCCGGTGGCGCGACAACATCGTCTACTCGGTCGTGCGCTCCGATCTCGTGCTGGGCTAG
- a CDS encoding solute symporter family protein has protein sequence MTAPMTPTTPAVLAAGVPASDPIVNTAVFALFVAITLYVVYRASSRNSSTSDYYAAGSAFTGRQNGIALSGDFLSAASFLGIAGAIAIHGYDGFLYSIGFLVAWLVDLLLIAELLRNTGRFTMGDVLSFRMKQRPVRAAAATSTLVISFFYMLAQMAGAGGLVALLLNVHSKLGQALVIGVVGLIMVLYVLVGGMKGTTWVQIIKATILLVCGVLLTVFLFGKFGFGFSNLLSSAAENSPLGDKLLEPGGSYGKNGTTKLDFVSLALALVLGAAALPHVLMRFYTVPNSREARRSVVWATACMFVFYLCTLVIGFGAAALVGADEIKGAPGGENSAAPLLALHVGGTLLLGIIAAVAFATILAVVAGLTITASASFAHDVYANIFKRGKAEPADEVRVARLTAIVVGALAIVGGVLANGQNIAFLVALAFAVAASANLSTLLFSLFWKRFNTTGTLWGIYGGLIACLLLVVFSPVVSGAPDSIIKGVDFAWFPLKNPGLISIPFSFLCGIVGTLIGKPKADVEKHAEMEVRSLTGIGS, from the coding sequence ATGACGGCCCCGATGACACCGACGACACCGGCCGTGCTCGCCGCGGGTGTGCCCGCCAGCGACCCGATCGTCAACACCGCCGTGTTCGCGCTGTTCGTGGCGATCACGCTGTACGTCGTCTACCGGGCCAGCTCCCGGAACTCCTCGACGTCGGACTACTACGCCGCGGGTAGCGCGTTCACCGGCCGCCAGAACGGCATCGCACTCTCCGGCGACTTCCTGTCGGCGGCGTCGTTCCTCGGCATCGCGGGCGCCATCGCGATCCACGGCTACGACGGCTTCCTCTACTCGATCGGCTTCCTCGTCGCGTGGCTGGTGGACCTGCTGCTGATCGCGGAACTGCTGCGCAACACCGGCCGGTTCACGATGGGCGACGTCCTGAGCTTCCGGATGAAGCAGCGCCCGGTCCGCGCCGCGGCGGCGACGTCGACCCTGGTCATCTCGTTCTTCTACATGCTCGCGCAGATGGCGGGCGCCGGCGGCCTGGTGGCGCTGCTGCTGAACGTGCACTCCAAGCTCGGCCAGGCGCTGGTGATCGGCGTCGTCGGCCTGATCATGGTGTTGTACGTGCTGGTCGGCGGGATGAAGGGCACCACATGGGTGCAGATCATCAAGGCGACCATCCTGCTGGTGTGCGGCGTGCTGCTGACCGTGTTCCTGTTCGGCAAGTTCGGCTTCGGGTTCTCGAACCTGCTGTCCTCGGCGGCCGAGAACAGCCCGCTCGGCGACAAGCTGCTCGAGCCGGGCGGCTCGTACGGCAAGAACGGCACCACCAAGCTCGACTTCGTGTCGCTGGCGCTGGCCCTGGTGCTCGGCGCGGCGGCCCTGCCGCACGTGCTGATGCGCTTCTACACGGTGCCGAACTCCCGCGAAGCGCGGCGAAGCGTCGTCTGGGCGACAGCCTGCATGTTCGTGTTCTACCTGTGCACGCTGGTGATCGGCTTCGGCGCGGCCGCGCTGGTCGGCGCGGACGAGATCAAGGGCGCCCCCGGCGGCGAGAACTCGGCGGCGCCGCTGCTGGCCCTGCACGTCGGCGGGACGCTGCTGCTCGGCATCATCGCCGCGGTCGCGTTCGCGACGATCCTGGCCGTGGTCGCCGGGCTGACGATCACCGCGTCGGCCTCGTTCGCCCACGACGTCTACGCCAACATCTTCAAGCGCGGCAAGGCCGAACCGGCCGACGAGGTCCGGGTGGCCCGGCTGACCGCGATCGTGGTCGGCGCGCTGGCCATCGTCGGCGGGGTGCTCGCCAACGGGCAGAACATCGCGTTCCTGGTCGCCCTGGCCTTCGCGGTCGCGGCGTCGGCGAACCTGTCGACGTTGCTGTTCTCGTTGTTCTGGAAGCGGTTCAACACGACCGGCACGCTGTGGGGCATCTACGGCGGCCTGATCGCGTGCCTGCTCCTGGTGGTCTTCTCCCCGGTCGTGTCGGGTGCCCCCGACTCGATCATCAAGGGCGTCGACTTCGCCTGGTTCCCGCTGAAGAACCCGGGCCTGATCTCGATCCCGTTCTCGTTCCTCTGCGGCATCGTCGGCACGCTCATCGGCAAGCCGAAGGCGGACGTCGAGAAGCACGCCGAGATGGAAGTCCGGTCCCTGACCGGCATCGGCAGCTAG
- a CDS encoding CaiB/BaiF CoA transferase family protein: MKAGPLSGLKVVELAGLAPGPFATMILADLGADVVRVDRATPGEDVLGLPVDPLARGRRTVGINTKTPEGVELVLKLCDTADVLIEGFRPGVAERVGLGPDVVHARNPRLVYGRMTGWGQDGPLATAAGHDINYIGIAGALEPIGRAGERPVPPLNLVGDFGGGGLLLAMGVLAALYERNTSGKGQVVDASMVDGAALLTTSLHGMAAAGLWGGGRGDNMLDGGAPFYDTYETADGKYVAVGAIEMRFWGDLVKVLDLDPAELPLHVDKTQWPKLREIVAEAIAKHTRDDLVARAEGTDACLTPVLSPQEAAGHPHNAARGTFVEIGGLVQPAPAPRFDRTPPETPEAPRTKGSDTEAVLAELGVTELGALREAGAIV; the protein is encoded by the coding sequence ATGAAGGCAGGTCCGCTCAGCGGCCTGAAGGTGGTCGAACTGGCCGGGCTCGCGCCCGGGCCGTTCGCCACGATGATCCTCGCCGACCTCGGCGCCGACGTCGTCCGCGTGGACCGCGCGACGCCGGGGGAGGACGTGCTCGGCCTGCCGGTCGACCCGCTGGCCCGCGGCCGCCGGACCGTCGGCATCAACACCAAGACGCCCGAGGGCGTCGAGCTGGTGCTGAAGCTGTGCGACACGGCCGACGTCCTCATCGAGGGCTTCCGCCCCGGGGTCGCCGAGCGGGTCGGGCTGGGCCCGGACGTCGTGCACGCCCGCAACCCGCGGCTGGTCTACGGCCGGATGACCGGCTGGGGCCAGGACGGCCCGCTCGCCACGGCGGCCGGGCACGACATCAACTACATCGGTATCGCCGGCGCGCTCGAACCGATCGGGCGGGCGGGGGAGCGGCCGGTGCCGCCGCTCAACCTCGTCGGCGACTTCGGCGGCGGCGGGCTGCTGCTGGCGATGGGCGTCCTCGCCGCGCTCTACGAGCGGAACACGTCCGGCAAGGGCCAGGTCGTCGACGCGTCCATGGTCGACGGCGCCGCGCTGCTCACCACCAGCCTGCACGGCATGGCGGCGGCCGGGCTCTGGGGCGGCGGCCGCGGGGACAACATGCTCGACGGCGGCGCCCCGTTCTACGACACCTACGAGACCGCGGACGGCAAGTACGTCGCCGTCGGCGCGATCGAGATGCGGTTCTGGGGCGACCTCGTCAAGGTCCTCGACCTCGACCCGGCCGAGCTGCCGCTGCACGTGGACAAGACGCAGTGGCCGAAGCTGCGCGAGATCGTCGCGGAGGCGATCGCCAAGCACACGCGTGACGACCTGGTCGCCCGCGCCGAAGGCACCGACGCCTGCCTGACGCCGGTGCTGTCGCCGCAGGAAGCGGCGGGCCACCCGCACAACGCGGCCCGCGGCACCTTCGTCGAGATCGGCGGCCTGGTCCAGCCGGCCCCGGCGCCACGCTTCGACCGGACCCCGCCGGAAACGCCGGAAGCCCCGCGCACCAAGGGATCCGACACGGAAGCGGTGCTGGCGGAGCTGGGCGTCACGGAGCTGGGAGCACTGCGGGAGGCCGGCGCGATCGTCTAG
- a CDS encoding crotonase/enoyl-CoA hydratase family protein yields MTRNVLVERDGAVTTITLDRPAARNAVDGPTAAELADAFRAFDADPEAAVAVLTGAGGAFCAGADLKAIGTDRMNRTHPDGDGPMGPTRMTLGKPVIAAVHGAAVAGGLELALWCDLRVADATAVFGVFCRRWGVPLIDGGTVRLPRLIGQSRAMDLILTGRPVDATEALAIGLANRLVPAGEAVSAAQELARQLAEFPQTCLRGDRAAALGQWGLSEADALAAEFGAAMGTGVLAAEAVDGAAKFSGGAGRHGSFG; encoded by the coding sequence ATGACGCGCAACGTGCTGGTCGAGCGGGACGGCGCCGTGACGACGATCACCCTCGACCGGCCCGCCGCCCGCAACGCCGTCGACGGCCCCACGGCGGCCGAGCTGGCCGACGCCTTCCGCGCGTTCGACGCCGACCCCGAGGCCGCGGTCGCGGTGCTGACCGGCGCGGGCGGCGCGTTCTGCGCCGGCGCCGACCTCAAGGCCATCGGCACCGACCGGATGAACCGCACGCACCCGGACGGGGACGGCCCGATGGGCCCGACCCGGATGACGCTCGGCAAGCCGGTGATCGCGGCCGTCCACGGGGCCGCCGTCGCGGGCGGCCTCGAGCTGGCGCTGTGGTGTGACCTGCGGGTCGCGGACGCCACCGCGGTGTTCGGCGTCTTCTGCCGCCGCTGGGGCGTCCCGCTGATCGACGGCGGCACCGTCCGGCTGCCGCGGCTGATCGGCCAGTCCCGGGCGATGGACCTGATCCTGACCGGACGGCCGGTCGACGCCACCGAGGCGCTGGCCATCGGGCTGGCGAACCGCCTGGTCCCGGCGGGTGAAGCGGTGTCGGCGGCGCAGGAGCTGGCCCGGCAGCTCGCGGAGTTCCCCCAGACCTGCCTGCGCGGCGACCGCGCGGCGGCGCTCGGGCAGTGGGGCCTGAGCGAGGCGGACGCGCTGGCCGCGGAGTTCGGCGCGGCGATGGGCACGGGTGTCCTCGCGGCCGAAGCGGTCGACGGCGCGGCCAAGTTCAGCGGCGGCGCGGGCCGCCACGGCAGCTTCGGCTGA
- a CDS encoding MFS transporter translates to MSQQTVPRTTAPAPARRGGLVLAIILTCQLMLVLDATVMNVALPRIQSDLGFSATGLSWVMTAYSLVFGGLLLLGGRAGDLFGRRRMFVAGTAVFTLASLAGGLAGSAELLIAARVLQGVGAAMAGPSTLALVTTTFTETQARVRALALFSAMSSGGFALGLIVGGLLTEWISWRAALFINVPFGLAIVLLAPRFVPEPARRPARLDLPGAITGTLGVGALVFAFTHAASDGWGNPVTLGSLAAGLVLLAGFVTIEARTALPLVPLRLFADRNRSAAYVNFFLGPMAMMSMFFFLTQFMQDIRHFAALATGFAFLPMAALIFTMSRLVPRLLPRYGPKPLAVTGSLLMVAGAGWLALLTTGSAYFPALLGPLLLMGLGGGLGFAPLNVIVMATVPAEDAGAAGGVLQTMQQVGSTLGLGILITVFGSATRTAAAAGTTGAQLTVDGMTAAFATAAALAAGTFLVALTFRRVTASARP, encoded by the coding sequence TTGTCCCAGCAAACGGTCCCGCGGACGACCGCGCCCGCACCGGCCCGCCGCGGCGGGCTGGTCCTCGCGATCATCCTGACCTGCCAGCTCATGCTCGTCCTCGACGCGACGGTGATGAACGTCGCGCTCCCGCGCATCCAGTCCGACCTGGGGTTCTCCGCCACCGGCCTGTCCTGGGTGATGACCGCCTACAGCCTGGTCTTCGGTGGCCTGCTCCTGCTCGGCGGCCGCGCCGGCGACCTGTTCGGCCGGCGCCGGATGTTCGTCGCCGGCACCGCCGTGTTCACCCTCGCCTCGCTCGCCGGCGGCCTGGCCGGCTCGGCCGAACTGCTCATCGCGGCCCGCGTCCTGCAGGGCGTCGGCGCCGCGATGGCGGGCCCGAGCACCCTGGCACTGGTCACGACGACGTTCACCGAGACCCAAGCCCGCGTCCGGGCCCTGGCGCTGTTCTCCGCGATGTCCAGCGGCGGGTTCGCCCTCGGCCTGATCGTCGGCGGCCTGCTCACCGAGTGGATCTCGTGGCGCGCGGCGCTGTTCATCAACGTGCCGTTCGGCCTGGCGATCGTGCTGCTCGCGCCGCGGTTCGTGCCCGAACCGGCGCGCCGTCCCGCGCGCCTCGACCTGCCCGGCGCGATCACCGGCACCCTCGGCGTCGGCGCGCTCGTGTTCGCCTTCACCCACGCCGCGTCCGACGGCTGGGGCAACCCGGTGACGCTCGGCTCGCTCGCCGCCGGCCTGGTCCTGCTGGCCGGGTTCGTCACCATCGAAGCCCGTACGGCGCTGCCGCTCGTCCCGCTCCGGCTGTTCGCCGACCGCAACCGCAGCGCGGCCTACGTCAACTTCTTCCTCGGGCCGATGGCGATGATGTCGATGTTCTTCTTCCTCACCCAGTTCATGCAGGACATCCGGCACTTCGCCGCGCTGGCCACCGGGTTCGCGTTCCTGCCGATGGCGGCCCTGATCTTCACGATGAGCCGGCTGGTGCCGCGGCTGCTCCCCCGCTACGGCCCGAAGCCCCTCGCCGTCACCGGGTCGCTGCTGATGGTCGCCGGGGCCGGCTGGCTCGCGCTGCTCACCACCGGCAGCGCGTACTTCCCGGCCCTGCTCGGGCCGCTGCTGCTGATGGGACTCGGCGGCGGGCTGGGGTTCGCGCCGCTCAACGTGATCGTGATGGCCACCGTGCCCGCCGAGGACGCCGGGGCCGCGGGCGGCGTGCTGCAGACCATGCAGCAGGTCGGCAGCACGCTCGGGCTCGGCATCCTGATCACGGTGTTCGGCTCGGCCACCCGCACGGCGGCCGCGGCGGGCACGACCGGGGCGCAGCTCACGGTCGACGGCATGACCGCGGCGTTCGCCACGGCCGCGGCGCTCGCGGCCGGGACGTTCCTGGTGGCGCTGACGTTCCGGCGGGTTACAGCTTCTGCCCGGCCTTGA
- a CDS encoding helix-turn-helix transcriptional regulator translates to MTGDPGVDALIRQWAAEREQTPEEQEVDRIASAWLADAPAPAPGIPGQRARSGSARWAQVEAADPGYLDAMRRRLPEVPEELLTAAAGWWQMVGGVAEAEEWWDAGISPLDQRALDYRAAGLSPSDLSRRLGPMTVLQHLRRGSAPAWCVARLARQQKSA, encoded by the coding sequence ATGACCGGAGATCCCGGAGTGGACGCGTTGATCCGGCAGTGGGCCGCCGAGCGCGAGCAGACCCCCGAGGAGCAGGAGGTCGACCGCATCGCATCCGCGTGGCTGGCCGACGCCCCTGCACCCGCCCCGGGCATCCCCGGCCAGCGCGCCCGGTCGGGTTCCGCCCGCTGGGCCCAGGTCGAAGCGGCCGACCCCGGTTACCTCGACGCGATGCGCCGCAGGCTGCCGGAAGTGCCCGAAGAGCTTCTCACGGCCGCCGCGGGCTGGTGGCAGATGGTCGGCGGCGTCGCCGAGGCCGAGGAGTGGTGGGACGCCGGCATCAGCCCGCTCGACCAGCGGGCCCTCGACTACCGCGCGGCGGGACTCTCGCCGTCGGACCTCAGCCGTCGTCTCGGCCCGATGACGGTCCTGCAGCACCTGCGCCGCGGCAGCGCCCCGGCCTGGTGCGTGGCGCGCCTAGCGCGTCAGCAGAAGTCCGCCTGA
- a CDS encoding lytic transglycosylase domain-containing protein, translated as MRTSTGRTEDDPIDSVDEPASAAPAPRSAGVAVLTRLIVVLVVLAVAGGGVWLVTRASTPEASPTTTEIPALQVKAADVRPGSVAPAGGAVAGGADQQTAPQQAQSRSTTGPATLSQWASQVAGASGVPARALAAYGNAELAMRASQPNCKISWATLAGIGRIESNHGQYSGAVLGADGRPSKPIIGVPLDGSSGVQAIGDTDGGRYDGDAGVDRAVGPMQFIPGTWRKWASDGNGDGLGDPQQIDDAALAAARYLCAGGRDMQSPSGWWAGILSYNNSTEYAQKVFGLADGYAKAAQSVRKQG; from the coding sequence GTGCGCACGAGTACCGGAAGGACCGAGGACGACCCGATCGACTCCGTCGACGAGCCCGCCTCCGCCGCCCCGGCACCGCGCTCCGCGGGCGTCGCCGTCCTCACCCGGCTGATCGTGGTCCTCGTCGTGCTGGCCGTCGCCGGTGGCGGCGTCTGGCTCGTCACGCGCGCTTCGACGCCCGAGGCGAGCCCGACCACCACCGAGATCCCCGCCCTGCAGGTCAAGGCGGCCGACGTCCGCCCGGGGTCGGTCGCCCCGGCCGGCGGCGCCGTCGCGGGCGGCGCCGACCAGCAGACGGCTCCCCAGCAGGCCCAGTCCCGCAGCACGACCGGCCCGGCGACGCTCTCGCAGTGGGCGAGCCAGGTCGCCGGGGCCAGCGGCGTCCCGGCGCGGGCCTTGGCGGCCTACGGCAACGCCGAGCTGGCGATGCGCGCGAGCCAGCCGAACTGCAAGATCTCGTGGGCGACGCTCGCCGGCATCGGCCGCATCGAGTCGAACCACGGCCAGTACTCCGGCGCCGTCCTCGGCGCGGACGGGCGGCCGTCCAAGCCGATCATCGGCGTCCCGCTCGACGGTTCGTCGGGCGTCCAGGCCATCGGCGACACCGACGGCGGCCGCTACGACGGCGACGCGGGCGTCGACCGCGCGGTCGGGCCGATGCAGTTCATCCCGGGCACGTGGCGCAAGTGGGCGTCCGACGGCAACGGCGACGGCCTCGGCGACCCGCAGCAGATCGACGACGCCGCGTTGGCCGCCGCCCGTTACCTGTGCGCGGGCGGACGCGACATGCAGAGCCCGTCGGGCTGGTGGGCGGGCATCCTGTCCTACAACAACTCGACCGAGTACGCGCAGAAGGTCTTCGGCCTGGCCGACGGGTACGCCAAGGCCGCCCAGTCGGTGCGCAAGCAAGGCTGA
- a CDS encoding acyl-CoA dehydrogenase family protein, with translation MPLKLPKSSWSTTELEDLRELSRSFMQKELVPHQERWAAEKKVDRELWNKAGEVGLLCLSIPEEYGGGGGTFAHEAVLYEEQARSGDSAWGVTVHNGIVAHYLSAYAAEEKKREWLPKMASGEMVGAIAMTEPGTGSDLQGIKTRAVRDGDHYVINGAKTFITNGFHADLVVVAVKTDPDAGAQGVSLIAVETDTPGFRRGRVLDKVGLKGQDTAELFFDDVRVPAANLLGDAEGQGFIQLMLQLPQERLIIAVTAVAGLEAAVDLTLEYTKERTAFGRPIFSFQNTKFKLAEAATEAAVARAFLDQCIERHLKGELDVQGAAMAKLWTTERVNKVIDDCVQLFGGYGYMSEYPIARAWADVRISRIFGGTSEIMKEIISRSL, from the coding sequence GTGCCGCTGAAACTCCCGAAGAGCTCCTGGAGCACGACCGAGCTCGAAGACCTCCGCGAGCTCTCGCGGTCGTTCATGCAGAAGGAGCTGGTCCCGCACCAGGAGCGCTGGGCGGCGGAGAAGAAGGTCGACCGCGAGCTGTGGAACAAGGCCGGCGAGGTCGGCCTGCTCTGCCTGTCCATCCCCGAGGAGTACGGCGGCGGTGGCGGCACGTTCGCGCACGAGGCCGTGCTCTACGAGGAGCAGGCCCGCTCCGGTGACAGCGCGTGGGGTGTGACCGTCCACAACGGAATCGTCGCGCACTACCTGAGCGCATACGCCGCCGAAGAGAAGAAGCGCGAGTGGCTGCCGAAGATGGCCAGCGGCGAGATGGTCGGCGCGATCGCGATGACCGAACCGGGCACCGGCTCGGACCTGCAGGGCATCAAGACCCGCGCGGTGCGCGACGGCGACCACTACGTCATCAACGGCGCGAAGACCTTCATCACCAACGGTTTCCACGCCGATCTCGTCGTCGTCGCGGTGAAGACCGACCCGGACGCCGGCGCCCAGGGCGTCTCGCTGATCGCCGTCGAGACCGACACACCGGGCTTCCGCCGCGGCCGCGTGCTCGACAAGGTCGGGCTCAAAGGCCAGGACACCGCCGAGCTGTTCTTCGACGACGTCCGCGTGCCCGCGGCCAACCTGCTCGGCGACGCCGAAGGCCAGGGCTTCATCCAGCTGATGCTGCAGCTGCCGCAGGAACGGCTGATCATCGCCGTCACCGCGGTGGCCGGGCTGGAGGCGGCGGTCGACCTCACCCTCGAGTACACGAAGGAGCGCACGGCGTTCGGCCGGCCGATCTTCTCCTTCCAGAACACCAAGTTCAAGCTCGCCGAGGCCGCCACCGAAGCCGCCGTCGCGCGGGCGTTCCTGGACCAGTGCATCGAACGGCACCTCAAGGGCGAGCTCGACGTCCAGGGCGCGGCGATGGCGAAGCTGTGGACCACCGAGCGCGTCAACAAGGTGATCGACGACTGCGTACAGCTCTTCGGCGGCTACGGCTACATGTCCGAGTACCCGATCGCGCGTGCCTGGGCCGACGTCCGGATCTCCCGGATCTTCGGTGGTACCAGCGAGATCATGAAGGAAATCATCTCCCGGTCGCTCTGA
- a CDS encoding DUF3817 domain-containing protein, with translation MTTRTDGAAQTAVPLTGPLVRFRTAAYVTGVGLLGLCFVMVLRYGFDNPTPSAVYSPIHGVLYMIYLVLTIDLAIKARWSIKGTVLVLLAGCVPFVSFLVERKVTHKVKAGQKL, from the coding sequence ATGACCACCCGCACCGACGGCGCCGCGCAGACCGCGGTCCCGCTCACCGGCCCCCTGGTCCGGTTCCGCACCGCCGCCTACGTCACCGGCGTCGGCCTGCTCGGCCTGTGCTTCGTGATGGTGCTGCGCTACGGCTTCGACAACCCGACGCCGTCCGCGGTGTACTCGCCGATCCACGGCGTGCTCTACATGATCTACCTGGTGCTGACCATCGACCTGGCCATCAAGGCCCGCTGGTCGATCAAGGGCACCGTGCTGGTGCTGCTGGCCGGCTGCGTCCCGTTCGTCTCGTTCCTCGTCGAGCGCAAGGTGACGCACAAGGTCAAGGCCGGGCAGAAGCTGTAA